In a genomic window of Rhododendron vialii isolate Sample 1 chromosome 12a, ASM3025357v1:
- the LOC131312024 gene encoding calnexin homolog, protein MEEGKRRIFLQFGFLLLIGCFASQLLLASSDPIFYESFDESFEGSWIVSEKEDYKGVWKHAKSEGHDDHGLLVSEKVRKYAIVKELDEPVKLKDGTIVLQFETRFQNGLECGGAYLKYLRPQDAGWTAKGFDNESPYSIMFGPDKCGATNKVHFILKHKNPKTGEYVEHHLKYTPSVPSDKLTHVYTAILEPNSDIRILIDGEEKKKGNFLSSEDFAPALIPAKTIPDPDDKKPEDWDERANIPDPDAVKPEDWDEDAPMEIEDEEAEKPEGWLDDEPEEIDDPEATKPEDWDDEEDGEWEAPKIDNPNCETAPGCGEWKRPTKANPAYKGKWHAPLIDNPNYKGIWKPQEIPNPSYFELERPDFEPIAAIGIEIWTMQDGVLFDNILIASDEKVAESYREKAWKPKFEVEKENEKAEEAAAASSDGLKGFQKAVFDVLYQIADISFLSEHKSKILELIEQAEKHANLTIGVIISIIVVIFTLLFKILFGGKKPAKVSSETSNAEEAETSNKEKEEEIEKEDTAAAPRRRTTRRDT, encoded by the exons ATGGAAGAAGGTAAACGGAGGATTTTTCTGCAATTTGGATTTCTGCTCTTGATCGGTTGCTTTGCTTCCCAGCTCCTCCTAGCTTCTTCTGATCCG atCTTTTACGAGTCGTTCGATGAATCCTTTGAGGGGAGTTGGATCGTGTCCGAGAAAGAGGATTACAAAG GTGTATGGAAACATGCCAAGAGTGAGGGACACGATGACCATGGGCTTCTCGTGAGCGAGAAGGTCAGGAAGTATGCTATTGTGAAAGAGCTAGATGAGCCTGTGAAGCTCAAGGATGGAACTATTGTCCTTCAGTTTGAAACTCGCTTCCAGAATGGGCTTGAGTGTGGTGGTGCATATTTGAAATATCTTCGTCCTCAGGATGCTGGATGGACTGCTAAGGGGTTTGACAATGAGTCCCCCTACTCTATCATGTTTGGACCTGATAAATGTGGGGCTACAAACAAGGTCCACTTTATTCTAAAGCATAAGAACCCCAAGACTGGAGAATACGTTGAACACCACCTCAAGTACACACCCTCTGTACCATCCGACAAGCTGACCCACGTTTATACTGCCATTCTGGAACCTAACAGTGATATACGGATCCTTATTGACggtgaagagaaaaagaagggtaATTTCCTCTCTAGTGAGGATTTTGCGCCAGCACTTATTCCTGCTAAAACCATTCCTGACCCAGATGATAAGAAGCCTGAGGATTGGGATGAGAGGGCCAATATTCCGGACCCAGATGCAGTAAAACCAGAAGACTGGGATGAGGATGCACCAATGGAAATTGAAGACGAGGAAGCGGAAAAACCAGAAGGGTGGTTAGATGACGAGCCAGAAGAGATTGATGATCCTGAGGCAACAAAGCCAGAAGATTGGGATGACGAGGAAGATGGTGAATGGGAGGCTCCAAAGATTGACAACCCTAATTGTGAGACGGCTCCTGGTTGTGGTGAGTGGAAGAGGCCAACAAAGGCGAACCCAGCTTACAAGGGAAAATGGCATGCCCCACTTATCGACAACCCTAATTACAAGGGTATCTGGAAGCCGCAGGAGATTCCAAACCCTAGCTACTTCGAACTTGAGAGGCCTGATTTTGAGCCCATTGCTGCAATTGGCATAGAGATTTGGACAATGCAAGATGGTGTCTTGTTTGACAACATTTTAATTGCTAGCGATGAAAAGGTGGCAGAATCGTACAGGGAGAAAGCTTGGAAACCTAAGTTCGAAGTGGAGAAGGAGAATGAAAAGGCCGAGGAAGCAGCTGCTGCATCTTCAGACGGTCTCAAAGGCTTCCAG AAGGCGGTGTTCGATGTACTCTACCAGATTGCGGACATCTCTTTCTTGAGTGAGCACAAGTCTAAAATCCTG GAACTCATTGAGCAAGCCGAGAAACATGCAAACCTGACCATTGGTGTCATCATCTCCATCATAGTGGTTATTTTCACTCTTCTATTCAAGATCCTTTTCGGCGGGAAGAAACCT GCAAAAGTGAGTTCAGAAACATCCAACGCAGAAGAAGCTGAGACTTCAAACaaagagaaggaagaggagATTGAGAAGGAAGATACAGCTGCTGCTCCTCGTCGGAGGACTACCAGGCGTGatacctag
- the LOC131312031 gene encoding uncharacterized protein LOC131312031, with product MAFRTPTYWKSMLSRLGAGKSPTFATSTTPKMKAFALPLDLGHGKDTKPGAPPPLKGDFVPVYVALGLIGLSATLGMYTAMHQLSRAPNVRVRKSLRETIPEVVVPELTVEEGDKFIKKSWFRKLAHIQEKDDPIVPTHVNCEILVKPPKAETLKDVGVDPKTE from the exons ATGGCTTTCAGGACTCCA ACTTACTGGAAATCGATGCTCAGTCGGCTAGGAGCTGGGAAAAGCCCCACTTTTGCCACTTCAACCACGCCCAAAATGAAGGCCTTTGCCCTGCCTCTCGATTTGGGCCATGGAAAAGACACTAAACCAGG GGCGCCGCCGCCGTTGAAGGGAGATTTCGTGCCGGTGTACGTCGCGCTGGGACTGATCGGACTGTCGGCGACGTTGGGGATGTACACGGCGATGCACCAGCTGTCGCGCGCCCCCAATGTGCGCGTCAGAAAGTCGCTGCGGGAGACGATCCCGGAGGTGGTGGTGCCGGAGCTGACGGTGGAGGAGGGGGAcaagttcatcaaaaaatcGTGGTTCAGGAAATTGGCCCACATCCAGGAGAAGGATGATCCCATCGTCCCCACTCATGTCAACTGCGAAATTCTCGTCAA GCCACCGAAAGCGGAGACGCTGAAAGATGTTGGTGTGGATCCGAAGACAGAGTGA